The following nucleotide sequence is from Chelmon rostratus isolate fCheRos1 chromosome 11, fCheRos1.pri, whole genome shotgun sequence.
GCAAAACGGAAAATAAAATTCCAGAAATAAAATTACCAAGGAATAGCCCACACAAACGGCAGCCTCCGCCTATTTATACAGCGAGTCGATGTTTTAGTTGGTACGTTAACTACATTACTTCCCAGTTTCTATAGCATTAACTTAACCGGCCATCGAAGGAACCAATTGGTGTAGAAGGAATTTGGTTACAGCGAAACGTTACACTTCCTCCTGCCGTCTTTCTTAACGCACCACTTTActtataaataaaatgtccaCTTAAATATTAGCTATAAACGTTTTGCCGTTGGTACTTACAACTGTTAATGAGCCAGGACTTTGAACACACAGCTAAAACCAATCTTCATTGAGCAGTCGGCAAAGAAACAACAGTGAGAACGTCCAAACGTTTATTTCAATTTCGGCCCCACGGCCCTCTAGCCAATAGAAATGTTGCAGGAAGTTATTGGGACCAATCAGTGACAAAATTCATGTCgtcacttcctcctccagttTCTCACGGAAAGGTAGTGATAGTTTAGCATGCAAGGTTGCTAGCTGCTAATATTGCCCCTTAAAGATTTTTTGGAGCTCATATCTAAAATGAATACGAAACGTTTAAAGTCTGGACGAACTGTTGCAATAATTTAATCTTGTATCGCGTCAGAGACCTCTTCAAGTCTTGTTTGTTAGCCACCTGCTAGCAAGCGTTGGCTAACTGTATTCAGTCTGTTTTACGACATGGCAAGCGCAGCGAATGCAAACCTAAACGCAGTCCGGGAGACAATGGAcggtaaatatatatatatatatatatatatatatatatatatatatatatatatatatatatatatatatatatatatatatatatatatatatatgtatatagatATTTGTGAAATGACTTAGATTTTGTCGCAGATAAACTGGCTTTTTTGCTAACCCCCAGCTGGTTTGTAATCATATTGCTAACAAATCGCATAGGACGTGCAGCAGTCAAATGTCTTGTTGTTACcagaaaatctaaatctaaCTATCATAACCTGTCATCCTAATCCAACAGTGCTGCTGGAGATCTCCAGGCTGCTGAACACAGGTTTGGACATGGAGTCTCTGTCCAtatgtgtgagactgtgtgagcAGGGCATCAACCCAGAAGCTTTGTCTGCAGTCATCAAAGAACTGCGTAAAGCTTCCGAATCCCTCAAGGTACAGGAACAGGCTCTCAAAGAGATAACTTTCTCATATTGTTGTGGAGAATGTTTTTGGAGGTGGACATTGATGTAGTTTAAGTCCCAACCCCATTGCAGACATTCATAACTGATGGTCGATCAGTGTAGTGTTTTAAGAAATCATGTCAAACGGCAATCCAGATTACCAGACCTCTATGTGCAG
It contains:
- the mzt1 gene encoding mitotic-spindle organizing protein 1; amino-acid sequence: MASAANANLNAVRETMDVLLEISRLLNTGLDMESLSICVRLCEQGINPEALSAVIKELRKASESLKASENCTN